The following proteins are co-located in the Candidatus Accumulibacter cognatus genome:
- a CDS encoding DMT family transporter: MVPPVPGAGTRLGGFVCIVASAAGFGAMPIFAKLAYAESVDLPSMLFLRFALAGLMMALLMRVRGMVWPRGRNLLLLVAMGGIGYVAQSFCYFAALQYATASLTALLLYLYPAIVTVLSALLAQRRLSPLRLLAVAAALFGTGLAVGGSLAGSVLGILLGIGAALIYSVYILVGERVTPLVGAMPAATVIMLSAALVFGLIVLSRGAAFPASPAAWAAIGGIALFSTVVAMITFFAGMARLGAADAATLSTLEPVVTVILAAIFLGEAIGSWQIAGGAIILAAVVVLARSSAQQR, translated from the coding sequence ATGGTTCCCCCTGTTCCTGGCGCAGGCACGCGCCTTGGCGGTTTCGTCTGTATCGTCGCTTCGGCGGCCGGTTTTGGAGCCATGCCGATCTTCGCCAAGCTGGCTTACGCCGAGAGTGTCGATCTGCCAAGCATGTTGTTCCTGCGTTTTGCGCTGGCCGGCCTGATGATGGCCTTGCTGATGCGCGTACGCGGGATGGTGTGGCCACGCGGCCGCAATCTGCTGCTGCTGGTGGCGATGGGAGGGATCGGCTACGTCGCTCAGTCGTTCTGCTACTTCGCCGCCCTGCAGTATGCGACAGCCAGCCTGACGGCGCTGCTGCTTTACCTCTATCCGGCGATCGTCACTGTGCTGTCGGCACTGCTGGCGCAGCGGCGACTGTCGCCACTGCGCCTGTTGGCGGTGGCGGCGGCGCTGTTCGGTACTGGTCTTGCCGTCGGCGGCAGCCTCGCCGGCAGTGTTCTTGGCATTTTGCTCGGAATCGGGGCGGCTTTGATCTACTCGGTCTATATCCTGGTCGGCGAGCGCGTTACACCGCTGGTCGGAGCGATGCCGGCAGCAACGGTGATCATGCTCTCGGCAGCGTTGGTGTTCGGGCTGATCGTGCTGTCGCGCGGCGCAGCTTTCCCGGCCTCGCCGGCGGCCTGGGCGGCCATCGGCGGCATCGCGCTGTTCTCGACAGTGGTGGCGATGATCACCTTCTTTGCCGGCATGGCGCGGCTGGGTGCAGCCGATGCGGCGACGCTGTCGACGCTCGAACCGGTGGTCACTGTGATTCTGGCAGCGATATTTCTTGGCGAGGCGATCGGCAGCTGGCAGATCGCCGGTGGTGCGATCATCCTCGCCGCAGTCGTCGTGCTGGCGCGCTCGAGCGCCCAGCAGCGCTAG
- a CDS encoding PEP-CTERM sorting domain-containing protein, with protein sequence MANSISRSVSAIVLGCGLLLECSLASAGIITLLRDNFNDTTGLNAPGDVRTVADILANDPGQLPAGTTVLLGSPNVRRVDDPINMLGGNNGFHNFFGSNFLVLGDDSGPIGGNPSGLNEDTGIRFPFEIPVGALGIQIRYRVAFNGVDTATNRTDFLRVRLTGPGDTVNVQTLSSPVDFGAGTFISSFFDVFVDLNPATLSPGQYQLQFRLNEDSNGNGQTNTAVGLDRIRITAEIPEPATLPLLAAGLGGLVALRGRKALWAARIF encoded by the coding sequence ATGGCCAACAGTATCAGTAGATCGGTTTCTGCAATCGTCTTGGGTTGCGGTTTGCTTCTGGAATGCAGCCTCGCATCCGCCGGGATCATCACCCTGCTCAGGGATAATTTTAATGACACTACCGGGCTCAATGCGCCAGGTGACGTGCGCACCGTCGCCGACATTCTGGCCAATGATCCGGGACAGTTGCCAGCGGGTACAACAGTCCTCCTTGGCTCCCCGAACGTGCGCCGGGTCGACGACCCAATCAACATGCTCGGCGGCAACAATGGATTCCACAATTTCTTTGGCAGCAATTTTCTGGTGCTGGGCGACGACTCGGGACCGATCGGCGGCAACCCTAGCGGGCTGAACGAGGACACCGGAATTCGCTTTCCATTCGAGATTCCGGTCGGGGCATTGGGGATTCAAATTCGTTACCGTGTTGCCTTTAATGGCGTCGATACCGCGACCAATCGCACCGATTTTTTGCGGGTAAGGTTGACCGGGCCAGGCGATACGGTCAATGTTCAAACGCTCAGCAGTCCGGTCGACTTCGGCGCCGGCACATTCATCAGTTCGTTCTTCGACGTATTCGTCGATCTCAATCCAGCCACGCTCAGTCCTGGGCAATACCAACTCCAGTTCCGGCTTAACGAGGATAGCAACGGCAACGGGCAGACCAACACCGCAGTCGGTCTGGACAGAATTCGCATCACCGCAGAGATTCCCGAACCGGCGACCTTGCCATTGCTGGCGGCTGGTCTGGGCGGGCTGGTCGCACTGCGTGGGCGCAAGGCGTTATGGGCAGCACGCATATTCTGA
- a CDS encoding helix-turn-helix transcriptional regulator, with the protein MRAAAGRATAVLGVLANTNRLLLMCQLSQGEKCVGELEELLDLHQPTLSQQLGVLRSEGLVNTRRDGKKIYYSVADARVLALLATLYEMYCPQAGGENP; encoded by the coding sequence ATGCGCGCCGCGGCTGGCCGGGCGACGGCGGTCCTCGGCGTGCTGGCCAACACCAACCGCCTGCTGCTGATGTGCCAGCTCAGTCAGGGCGAGAAGTGCGTCGGCGAACTCGAGGAACTGCTCGACCTCCACCAGCCGACCTTGTCGCAGCAACTTGGCGTTCTGCGCAGCGAAGGACTGGTAAACACGCGGCGTGACGGCAAGAAGATCTACTACTCGGTCGCCGACGCACGGGTGCTTGCCCTGCTTGCCACCCTCTATGAAATGTACTGCCCGCAAGCGGGGGGCGAGAACCCATGA
- the greB gene encoding transcription elongation factor GreB, with protein MSPLSISATDFVLQLPEGTRNYITPGGHARIRAELERLLRVDRPQVVSVVQWAAANGDRSENADYIYGKRRLREIDRRIRFLTKRLDLAEIVDPLTRANTDQVFFGATVTICDQQGLESTYQIVGVDETDFARGRISWVSPLARALLKSRTGDTVRFQSPAGWREVEVLCVEYLGIES; from the coding sequence ATGTCGCCGCTTTCAATATCGGCTACTGATTTCGTCTTGCAGTTGCCGGAAGGGACTCGCAACTACATTACCCCAGGCGGACACGCGCGCATCCGCGCGGAACTCGAGCGGTTGTTGCGCGTCGATCGCCCGCAGGTCGTGTCCGTCGTGCAATGGGCGGCAGCGAATGGCGACCGATCCGAGAATGCTGATTACATTTATGGCAAGCGGAGGCTGCGCGAGATTGATCGGCGCATCCGCTTTCTGACCAAACGCCTTGATCTGGCCGAGATTGTCGATCCACTGACGCGGGCAAACACCGATCAGGTTTTCTTTGGTGCGACGGTGACCATCTGTGACCAGCAGGGACTTGAAAGCACTTACCAGATCGTCGGCGTCGACGAAACCGATTTCGCGCGCGGACGCATCAGCTGGGTGTCGCCATTGGCACGCGCGCTGCTCAAGTCACGGACGGGCGATACGGTCCGTTTTCAGAGCCCGGCCGGCTGGCGCGAGGTCGAAGTGCTCTGCGTCGAATATCTGGGCATCGAAAGTTGA
- a CDS encoding YeeE/YedE family protein gives MTIDWLHFTPASAFAGGLLIGLAAALLILLEGRIAGISGIVGGLLQPLRKGDVAWRAAFALGLVAAPLLYQALAELPQSRIDTGWATLIVAGALVGFGSRLGSGCTSGHGVCGLSRRSPRSLVATLVFMSAGFATVFASRHLFA, from the coding sequence ATCACCATCGACTGGCTGCATTTCACACCCGCCAGCGCCTTTGCCGGTGGCCTGCTGATCGGCCTCGCGGCGGCGCTGCTGATTCTTCTCGAAGGACGCATCGCCGGCATCAGCGGTATCGTCGGCGGCTTGCTGCAACCGCTCAGGAAAGGCGACGTCGCCTGGCGGGCAGCGTTTGCGCTCGGGCTGGTGGCAGCGCCGCTGCTTTACCAGGCGCTCGCCGAGTTGCCACAGAGCCGCATCGATACCGGTTGGGCAACGCTCATCGTCGCCGGCGCGCTGGTCGGCTTCGGCAGCCGGCTCGGTTCGGGCTGCACCAGCGGCCATGGCGTCTGCGGGCTGTCGCGCCGCTCGCCACGCTCGCTGGTCGCCACCCTCGTCTTCATGAGCGCCGGCTTCGCGACCGTCTTCGCCAGCCGCCATCTTTTCGCCTAG
- a CDS encoding YeeE/YedE family protein, with amino-acid sequence MSVLISLLIGLVFGCGLLVSGMSNPAKVLAFLDLAGDWDPSLALVMAGAIAVGLLAFRIAGQRQTSLRGKPLQMPTARQIDRRLLAGSALFGIGWGLAGICPGPALVLLGSGSAKGFVFVLAMLAGMAIFTVFERLSRVRQVQSDPGK; translated from the coding sequence GTGAGCGTGCTGATTTCACTGCTGATCGGTCTCGTCTTCGGCTGCGGCCTGCTCGTCTCCGGCATGAGCAACCCGGCCAAGGTGCTCGCTTTTCTTGATCTCGCCGGCGACTGGGATCCCTCTCTGGCACTGGTCATGGCCGGGGCGATCGCCGTCGGCCTGCTGGCCTTCCGCATCGCCGGGCAGCGGCAGACCTCGCTGCGCGGCAAGCCGCTGCAGATGCCGACTGCCCGGCAGATCGACCGCCGGCTGCTGGCCGGCAGCGCCCTGTTCGGCATCGGCTGGGGTCTGGCGGGAATCTGCCCCGGGCCGGCTCTCGTCCTGCTCGGTAGCGGCAGCGCCAAGGGCTTCGTCTTCGTCCTCGCCATGCTCGCCGGCATGGCCATCTTCACCGTTTTCGAGCGCCTGTCGCGCGTGCGCCAGGTGCAGTCTGACCCGGGCAAGTGA
- a CDS encoding OsmC family protein, which produces MYSVDVDDSKVITVRGGKHQVSYAVDGSLMNPLEAFYAVLASCAAVYAKKECKAMGVTAAGIRIGCKPFAGHGGPLTLARFRTEVSFPEHFSEEQRERVLLAINDCAVKKIVQRGAEIAFSVSETPATVS; this is translated from the coding sequence ATGTATTCGGTCGATGTCGATGATTCGAAAGTGATTACCGTGCGCGGCGGCAAGCATCAGGTGAGCTACGCCGTCGATGGGTCGCTGATGAATCCGCTGGAAGCCTTCTACGCTGTGCTGGCGAGCTGCGCGGCGGTCTATGCCAAGAAGGAGTGCAAGGCAATGGGTGTAACTGCGGCGGGAATCAGGATCGGCTGCAAGCCCTTCGCCGGCCACGGTGGGCCACTGACGCTGGCCCGCTTCCGCACCGAAGTCAGCTTTCCCGAGCACTTTTCCGAGGAACAGCGGGAACGCGTTCTCCTGGCGATCAACGATTGTGCCGTGAAGAAGATCGTCCAGAGGGGCGCAGAGATTGCCTTCTCGGTCAGCGAAACGCCCGCCACTGTCTCCTGA
- a CDS encoding protein-L-isoaspartate(D-aspartate) O-methyltransferase yields MPRQAPKQRRRFAAPWRALLSTLLLVTHAAGAADMDYNRARMRMVAEQLSASTRGISNPAVLEAMATVPRHEFVPAQFRRYAYDDRPLPIGYAQTISQPYVVAFMTEKLEPQANERVLEIGTGSGYQAAILAGLVSAVYSIEIVEPLAVRAQGDLARLGYGNVSVRHGDGYLGWPEAAPFDAIIVTCAPDHVPQPLIDQLKEGGRMVIPVGELDDQNLYLLRKRGKALQREAILPVRFVPMTGTASRR; encoded by the coding sequence ATGCCTCGGCAAGCGCCAAAGCAGCGGCGACGTTTCGCGGCGCCGTGGCGGGCACTCTTGTCCACTCTACTGTTAGTAACCCACGCTGCCGGAGCTGCCGACATGGACTACAATCGCGCGCGAATGCGCATGGTCGCAGAGCAATTGAGCGCCAGCACGCGCGGCATCAGCAATCCCGCGGTGCTCGAGGCGATGGCCACGGTGCCGCGGCATGAGTTCGTTCCGGCCCAGTTCAGGCGCTACGCGTATGACGACCGACCGCTGCCGATCGGCTATGCTCAGACCATCTCGCAGCCCTACGTGGTTGCCTTCATGACAGAGAAGCTGGAACCGCAAGCAAACGAGCGTGTGCTGGAGATCGGAACTGGCTCGGGTTACCAGGCGGCAATTCTGGCAGGTCTGGTGAGTGCCGTGTACAGCATCGAAATCGTCGAGCCATTGGCCGTCCGGGCACAGGGCGATCTGGCCCGGCTCGGCTACGGCAATGTCAGCGTGCGACACGGCGATGGTTACCTGGGCTGGCCGGAGGCGGCGCCTTTCGACGCCATCATCGTCACCTGCGCCCCCGATCACGTCCCACAGCCGCTGATCGACCAGCTCAAGGAGGGCGGCCGCATGGTCATTCCGGTCGGAGAACTCGATGATCAGAACCTGTATCTGCTGCGGAAACGGGGAAAGGCGCTGCAGCGTGAAGCCATCCTGCCGGTGCGCTTCGTACCGATGACCGGCACCGCCAGCCGCCGCTAG
- a CDS encoding alpha/beta hydrolase: MQLTVSGQRCRLGTGGQRFDPACSRWPPLLLIHGAANDRDAWQQVAGGLAAAGCAVLVPDLPGHGLSSGPPLRSIEALADWLPRLLDVAAVEQAILVGHSMGSLIALECAARHPQRVHRLALLGSSAPMPVAEALLGRAATHPDSVLRMINEYSLTRQFQLSGGTGHGIWGPGVTLAIMRRSPPGTLAIDLANCNNYARGLEAAAQVSCPTLLLVACRDRMTPRRNLPALQSALRQVLRAEIPDCGHAMMNEQPQAVVEQLLSFLASPADTAGQGR, encoded by the coding sequence ATGCAACTGACCGTCTCTGGCCAGCGCTGCCGCCTGGGCACTGGCGGCCAGCGATTCGATCCGGCGTGCTCGCGCTGGCCGCCGCTGCTGCTGATCCACGGGGCCGCCAATGATCGCGATGCATGGCAGCAGGTTGCCGGCGGTCTGGCCGCTGCCGGCTGCGCGGTTCTCGTTCCCGACCTGCCTGGGCACGGCCTCTCCAGCGGACCGCCCTTGCGCAGCATCGAGGCACTCGCCGACTGGCTGCCGCGGCTGCTCGATGTCGCGGCTGTCGAACAGGCCATCCTGGTCGGTCATTCGATGGGCTCACTGATTGCGCTCGAGTGTGCCGCACGCCATCCGCAACGCGTGCACCGGCTGGCGCTGCTCGGCTCCTCAGCGCCGATGCCGGTGGCCGAGGCCTTGCTGGGACGCGCCGCAACCCATCCCGACAGCGTCCTTCGAATGATCAACGAGTATTCGCTGACCCGGCAGTTCCAGCTTTCCGGCGGCACTGGCCACGGCATCTGGGGGCCCGGCGTGACTCTGGCGATCATGCGCCGAAGTCCGCCGGGCACGCTGGCGATCGACCTCGCCAATTGCAACAACTATGCGCGCGGTCTCGAAGCCGCAGCCCAGGTTTCATGCCCGACACTGTTGCTGGTTGCCTGCCGCGACCGCATGACACCACGCCGCAACCTGCCGGCGCTGCAATCGGCCCTACGCCAGGTGCTGCGCGCCGAGATTCCCGACTGCGGGCACGCCATGATGAACGAACAGCCGCAAGCAGTCGTCGAACAGCTCCTGAGCTTCCTCGCCAGCCCGGCGGACACCGCTGGCCAGGGCCGCTAG
- a CDS encoding amidohydrolase: protein MESKRIMRQLVRWRRSLHQCPEIGYEERKTARFVIAELQRLGIPYEYGGVGGGIVARLRGVRTEGTRVALRAELDALPIAEQTGLPFASRHRGKMHACGHDGHMAMVLGAAALLQDPLPQGDVVLIFQPAEEGGLGAQVMIDAGALAGVAMIFGGHLTNLYSTGQIMAVPGPVCAQADSFRIRVFGRGGHGARPHEATDALVASAALVGGLQTLVSREANPLDPSVVTIGTLQAGTARNVIAHEALLEGTIRTTQSGTRLRLIAGMERMCRALGEAYHTRIELELSEPYPPVINTPRETELARRAAARVVGAGRVLTYELPSMGAEDFSLYLKEVPGCFVRFGARAPNAANVPLHSPQFDFDEAALLIGARYFEAVVRLALADDLSAAQVLSDDPTSYDDSLSTPAT, encoded by the coding sequence ATGGAAAGCAAACGCATCATGCGGCAGTTGGTGCGCTGGCGTCGCTCGCTGCACCAGTGTCCGGAAATTGGCTATGAAGAACGGAAAACCGCCCGCTTTGTGATCGCCGAACTCCAGCGCCTGGGAATACCCTACGAGTATGGAGGCGTGGGTGGCGGCATCGTCGCCCGCCTGCGTGGCGTGCGAACAGAAGGAACACGGGTCGCGCTCCGCGCTGAACTTGATGCGTTGCCGATTGCCGAGCAGACCGGCCTGCCGTTTGCATCTCGCCACAGAGGCAAGATGCACGCCTGCGGGCATGACGGACATATGGCCATGGTATTGGGCGCCGCAGCGCTGTTGCAGGATCCGCTCCCGCAGGGCGACGTGGTCCTGATCTTCCAGCCTGCCGAAGAAGGCGGTCTAGGCGCGCAGGTGATGATCGACGCCGGCGCCCTCGCCGGCGTGGCCATGATCTTTGGGGGGCACCTGACCAATCTCTACTCCACTGGGCAGATCATGGCTGTACCGGGGCCGGTTTGCGCCCAGGCAGACAGCTTCCGTATCCGTGTGTTCGGCCGCGGAGGTCACGGTGCCAGGCCGCACGAGGCGACCGACGCATTGGTCGCCAGTGCCGCGCTGGTCGGTGGGCTGCAGACTCTCGTGTCGCGCGAGGCCAACCCGCTCGATCCATCGGTGGTTACCATCGGGACGCTGCAAGCGGGCACCGCCCGCAACGTGATCGCGCACGAGGCGTTGCTGGAGGGAACGATCCGTACGACACAAAGCGGGACCCGGTTACGATTGATTGCCGGGATGGAACGAATGTGTCGCGCCCTGGGGGAGGCATACCATACCCGAATCGAACTCGAACTGTCGGAACCATATCCGCCAGTGATCAATACGCCGCGCGAAACCGAACTCGCTCGTCGCGCGGCCGCGCGTGTCGTCGGCGCAGGGCGGGTGTTGACTTACGAGTTGCCGAGCATGGGTGCAGAGGACTTTTCGCTTTACCTCAAGGAGGTTCCCGGCTGCTTCGTACGCTTTGGAGCGCGGGCTCCGAACGCGGCGAACGTGCCGCTGCACAGCCCGCAGTTCGATTTCGATGAAGCCGCCCTGCTCATCGGAGCGCGTTACTTCGAAGCCGTCGTCCGCCTTGCGCTGGCCGATGACTTGTCGGCTGCGCAAGTTCTGTCGGACGATCCCACGAGTTATGATGACTCGTTGAGCACGCCCGCCACCTGA
- a CDS encoding EF-hand domain-containing protein — translation MARPTFADFDRNGDGKITQQEFHATRSERQAQRAGRPMRGMAGAPSFAEIDRDGDGSISPTEFAAHQRTEGRGPGPGMGGMGGARAQ, via the coding sequence ATGGCCAGGCCGACGTTTGCCGATTTCGATCGTAATGGCGACGGCAAGATTACCCAGCAGGAGTTCCACGCGACGCGCAGCGAACGACAGGCGCAGCGTGCCGGCCGGCCAATGCGCGGGATGGCCGGTGCCCCGTCGTTTGCCGAGATCGACAGGGACGGCGATGGCTCGATCAGCCCCACCGAGTTTGCCGCCCACCAGCGGACGGAAGGCAGAGGCCCTGGCCCGGGCATGGGGGGCATGGGCGGCGCCAGAGCGCAGTGA
- a CDS encoding DUF1924 domain-containing protein has product MNSPQASLLAQVIRLALAAIPAGAAARDELLAGDALKAEKNDPAFAGFSAALGEIFHRKSCAGDKPGTPACTSRHLEDLHAAIRTPAGKAIDTVAVSVSPTRLVDPA; this is encoded by the coding sequence ATGAACTCCCCACAGGCCAGCTTGTTGGCCCAGGTGATCAGGTTGGCGCTCGCCGCGATACCGGCCGGTGCCGCCGCACGTGACGAACTGCTGGCCGGCGATGCCCTGAAGGCGGAAAAGAATGACCCGGCGTTTGCCGGATTCTCTGCCGCCCTCGGCGAAATCTTTCACCGCAAGTCTTGTGCCGGCGACAAACCGGGTACCCCGGCGTGTACGAGCCGCCACCTTGAAGATTTGCACGCGGCCATCCGAACGCCGGCCGGGAAGGCGATCGACACCGTTGCCGTATCGGTCAGCCCGACGCGCTTGGTCGATCCGGCGTGA
- a CDS encoding MBL fold metallo-hydrolase, translated as MHIEAFFDPATGSNSYLVFDTDRTRCVVVDSVLDYNPQAGRIGTNNADRLISRVAETGACVEWILETHVHADHLSAASYLQEKLGGRTAIGRQVTVVQGVFGRLFNAGSGFATDGSQFDHLLADGETITVGSLSITVMHTPGHTPACVSYLFTEGDEQAVFVGDTLFMPDTGTARCDFPGGDARTLYRSLRRLLALPASTRLYLCHDYPPGERPHSFVSTVGEQRRSNIHVHDGVSEEEFVDLRRRRDATLAVPVLLLPAVQVNMRCGRLPEPEENGTRYLKIPLNTI; from the coding sequence ATGCACATTGAAGCTTTCTTTGATCCGGCGACGGGCAGCAACAGCTACCTCGTCTTCGATACTGACCGAACGCGCTGCGTCGTCGTCGACAGCGTGCTCGATTACAACCCGCAGGCGGGACGAATCGGCACCAACAATGCTGACCGGCTGATCAGCCGCGTCGCCGAGACCGGTGCCTGCGTCGAGTGGATTCTCGAGACGCACGTCCACGCCGATCACCTCTCGGCAGCCTCCTACCTCCAGGAAAAGCTCGGCGGCCGGACAGCGATCGGCCGGCAGGTGACTGTCGTGCAGGGCGTATTCGGCAGGCTTTTCAACGCCGGATCGGGCTTCGCCACCGACGGCAGCCAGTTCGACCATCTCCTTGCCGATGGCGAGACGATCACGGTCGGCAGCCTGAGCATCACGGTCATGCACACCCCTGGCCACACCCCCGCTTGCGTCAGTTACCTGTTCACCGAGGGTGACGAGCAGGCGGTGTTCGTCGGCGACACGCTGTTCATGCCCGATACCGGCACCGCCCGTTGCGACTTCCCCGGTGGCGACGCGCGCACCCTCTATCGTTCGCTGCGCCGCCTGCTCGCCCTGCCGGCAAGCACCCGACTCTATCTCTGCCACGACTACCCGCCGGGCGAGCGGCCACACTCCTTCGTCAGCACCGTGGGCGAACAGCGCCGCAGCAACATTCACGTGCATGACGGTGTCAGCGAGGAGGAATTCGTTGACCTGCGGCGGCGCCGCGATGCGACGCTGGCGGTGCCGGTACTGCTGCTTCCCGCCGTGCAGGTAAACATGCGCTGCGGCAGGTTGCCCGAACCGGAGGAGAACGGGACGCGCTACCTCAAGATTCCGCTCAACACGATCTGA
- a CDS encoding DUF3365 domain-containing protein, whose translation MKSTISIALLVCTVPVCAQDLAALSAETRSTVLPVIPQVIAKMQEAVATEGVAGAIPVCKDLAPQLIGKKRAETAWDIRRVSLKTRNAERGTPDAWEAAQLTEFDRRAASGEKPETIEKSEIVTVNGRPVLRYMKALPVSEVCLGCHGPAEGLDADLRRTLADHYPNDRATGYEKGQIRGALTVKRPL comes from the coding sequence ATGAAATCAACCATCAGCATCGCCCTGCTCGTCTGCACCGTGCCCGTTTGCGCCCAGGATCTGGCTGCGCTCAGCGCCGAAACCAGGAGCACGGTCCTGCCCGTCATCCCCCAGGTCATCGCCAAGATGCAGGAAGCGGTGGCCACCGAGGGAGTCGCCGGCGCGATTCCCGTCTGCAAGGACCTGGCACCGCAACTGATCGGCAAGAAACGCGCCGAAACTGCTTGGGACATCCGGCGCGTCAGCCTGAAAACCCGTAACGCCGAGCGCGGTACGCCGGATGCCTGGGAAGCCGCGCAGCTCACCGAATTCGATCGCCGCGCCGCGAGCGGCGAAAAGCCGGAAACCATCGAGAAAAGCGAGATTGTCACCGTCAATGGTCGTCCGGTGCTGCGCTACATGAAAGCGCTGCCAGTCAGTGAGGTCTGCCTCGGCTGCCACGGTCCAGCTGAAGGACTCGATGCCGACCTGCGGCGGACGCTCGCCGACCACTATCCGAACGACCGCGCCACCGGTTACGAAAAGGGCCAGATCCGCGGTGCGCTGACGGTCAAACGCCCACTCTGA
- a CDS encoding DUF465 domain-containing protein, giving the protein MLTQEQIAANRATLQELRIEHHDLGQVIDHLMQNPPPDDLLVRRLKKRKLLLKDRIALLEHLSEPEDRA; this is encoded by the coding sequence ATGCTGACCCAAGAACAGATCGCTGCAAACCGCGCCACCCTGCAAGAATTGCGGATCGAACATCACGATCTCGGCCAGGTGATCGATCACCTGATGCAGAACCCGCCACCCGACGACCTTCTGGTTCGACGTCTCAAGAAACGCAAGCTGCTGCTCAAGGATCGCATCGCGCTTCTCGAGCACCTGAGTGAGCCGGAAGACCGGGCCTGA
- a CDS encoding IS1182 family transposase, protein MSHFIVTDRKTDYLLPPSLDDWLNEDHLARFIVEVIDSLDLSKLTRQYAGRGSKAYHPATLLAILVYGYATGIFSSRRLEQATYDSVAFRYIAAGSHPDHDSLATFRRRFLEELSDLFVQVLEMAREMKLLKLGNVCLDGTKIQANASRHRALSHGHIEKLEAQLKAEVQELFALAEQADQAEVPDGVSLPEEIKRREDRLVAMAAAKAKIAARAEERYQREKAQYDEKMARRKAKEEETGRKWGGRVPKAPEPGVRDSDQINLTDEESRIMPVAGGGFEQAYNAQAAVDPATLLVVAVGVTQAPNDKEQVEPMLATLQAQADGLGSVHGMIADTGFYSEKNIKACEAAGIVPLIAVARDEHHPDWRERHSEPAALPEHATPVQAMSHRLKTRAGRALYALRKQTVEPVFGIIKSVMGFRQFSLRGWQKVTGEWTLVCLAWNLKRMAKLRPQ, encoded by the coding sequence ATGTCCCATTTCATCGTCACCGATCGCAAGACCGACTACCTGCTGCCGCCGTCACTCGACGATTGGTTGAACGAGGATCATTTGGCGCGATTCATTGTGGAGGTGATCGACTCGCTTGATTTGTCGAAGCTGACGCGGCAGTACGCTGGACGGGGATCGAAGGCGTACCATCCGGCGACGCTGCTGGCCATTCTGGTCTATGGCTACGCGACGGGTATTTTCTCCAGCCGCAGGCTGGAGCAGGCGACCTACGATTCGGTCGCCTTTCGCTACATTGCCGCCGGCAGCCATCCCGATCACGACAGCCTGGCGACGTTCCGCCGGCGTTTTCTGGAGGAACTGAGCGACTTGTTCGTGCAGGTTCTGGAGATGGCCCGGGAGATGAAGCTGCTGAAACTGGGCAATGTCTGTCTTGACGGCACGAAGATTCAGGCCAACGCCTCCCGCCACCGTGCGCTTTCGCACGGCCACATCGAAAAGCTGGAAGCGCAACTCAAGGCGGAGGTGCAGGAACTGTTCGCGCTGGCCGAACAGGCGGATCAGGCGGAGGTTCCGGACGGCGTCAGCCTGCCGGAAGAAATCAAGCGCCGCGAAGATCGGCTGGTGGCGATGGCGGCGGCCAAGGCGAAGATTGCGGCGCGGGCCGAGGAGCGCTATCAGCGAGAGAAGGCGCAGTACGACGAGAAGATGGCGCGGCGCAAGGCGAAAGAAGAAGAGACCGGCAGGAAGTGGGGGGGCAGAGTGCCCAAAGCCCCCGAGCCCGGCGTACGGGACAGTGACCAGATCAATCTGACCGACGAAGAATCGCGCATCATGCCGGTGGCCGGTGGCGGCTTCGAGCAGGCGTACAACGCCCAGGCGGCGGTTGATCCCGCGACCCTGCTGGTGGTGGCGGTCGGCGTGACGCAAGCCCCCAACGACAAGGAGCAGGTCGAGCCGATGCTGGCGACGCTCCAGGCGCAGGCCGATGGGCTGGGTTCCGTGCACGGGATGATCGCCGACACGGGCTTCTACAGCGAGAAGAACATCAAGGCGTGCGAGGCGGCCGGCATCGTCCCCTTGATCGCGGTGGCGCGCGACGAGCACCATCCTGACTGGCGGGAGCGGCATAGCGAACCGGCCGCGCTACCGGAGCATGCGACACCCGTGCAGGCCATGTCGCATCGTTTGAAGACCAGAGCGGGGCGAGCGCTCTATGCGTTGCGCAAGCAGACCGTCGAGCCGGTCTTCGGCATCATCAAGTCGGTCATGGGCTTTCGCCAGTTTTCCTTGCGGGGTTGGCAGAAGGTCACCGGGGAATGGACGCTGGTCTGCCTGGCGTGGAATTTGAAGCGCATGGCCAAGTTGCGCCCGCAGTAG